In one Candidatus Zixiibacteriota bacterium genomic region, the following are encoded:
- the rplU gene encoding 50S ribosomal protein L21: MLAIFESGGLQFNAEVGSVLKIPYLGAAPGSTVTLDKVLLLKDGENALVGKPYVPSARIEAEVIKEGLAEKVTIYKFKKRTKYRRHRGHRQQYSEIKINKIIPPQN; encoded by the coding sequence ATGCTCGCCATATTTGAATCGGGCGGACTTCAGTTCAACGCTGAAGTCGGTTCCGTCCTGAAAATCCCCTATCTTGGCGCCGCCCCCGGTTCTACCGTGACTCTCGATAAAGTCCTTCTTCTGAAAGACGGCGAAAACGCCCTGGTGGGGAAGCCTTATGTTCCCTCGGCTCGTATCGAAGCTGAAGTTATCAAAGAGGGGCTGGCCGAAAAAGTAACCATCTATAAGTTCAAAAAGAGAACGAAGTATCGTCGGCATCGCGGACATCGCCAGCAGTACTCTGAGATTAAGATTAACAAGATTATACCTCCGCAAAATTGA